One stretch of Microbacterium terrae DNA includes these proteins:
- a CDS encoding ECF transporter S component gives MHASTSAHAAPATAHRFRWRVVDIVVAAVLGVALGLVFWAWNTVGYAWFTAMDALTPGLGGIAVGIWLIGGVIGGLVIRKPGAALLVEVLAAVVSMLIGNMWGVSTVLSGIVQGLGAELIFALFLYARFTLPVAMLSGIGAGVGAWIFELFYGASPNILKTLEFNTIYLVSLIVSGALLAGLVGWLAVRALAATGALSRFAAGREARREV, from the coding sequence ATGCACGCGTCCACGTCTGCCCACGCGGCACCCGCGACTGCCCACCGCTTCCGCTGGCGGGTCGTCGACATCGTCGTCGCCGCCGTCCTCGGCGTCGCGCTGGGCCTCGTCTTCTGGGCCTGGAACACCGTCGGCTACGCCTGGTTCACCGCGATGGACGCCCTGACCCCCGGCCTCGGCGGCATCGCCGTCGGCATCTGGCTGATCGGCGGAGTCATCGGCGGCCTGGTGATCCGCAAGCCCGGTGCCGCACTGCTCGTCGAAGTGCTCGCCGCCGTGGTGTCGATGCTCATCGGCAACATGTGGGGCGTCTCGACGGTGCTGTCGGGCATCGTGCAGGGACTCGGCGCCGAGCTGATCTTCGCCCTGTTCCTCTACGCGCGCTTCACGCTCCCGGTCGCGATGCTCTCGGGCATCGGCGCCGGCGTGGGCGCGTGGATCTTCGAGCTGTTCTACGGGGCATCGCCCAACATCCTGAAGACGCTCGAGTTCAACACGATCTACCTGGTCTCACTCATCGTCTCGGGCGCTCTGCTCGCCGGCCTCGTCGGCTGGCTCGCCGTGCGCGCGCTGGCAGCGACCGGTGCGCTCAGCCGCTTCGCCGCCGGCCGCGAGGCGCGACGCGAGGTCTGA
- a CDS encoding ABC transporter ATP-binding protein — translation MSTTRPGRVTAQGWGWRYAGRRAAAVRDVSFAIEPGERVLLLGASGAGKSTLLAGIAGLLGGADEGDETGALLIDGERAEAHRGRVGLVLQDPDAGVVLSKVGDDVAFGCENLGVPASDIPSRVAEAMADVGLDVALSHPTKALSGGQKQRLALAGVLAMRPGVLLLDEPTANLDPLGVREVRDSVERAVARTGATLVVIEHRTAVWADLMDRVIVVSAEGGLLADGPPAEVFARHGESLAAAGVWVPGMPVDLPVLSDGPLLAHDPAVAASGLAISRDGRSIVRAGLNVAAPRGCATVITGPNGAGKSTLALTLAGLLPEAAGEVVAAVELAAPSGRRPSRWRSRELLTRIGTVFQEPEHQFLAQTVRDELAIGPRSRRIAPAAVDLIVDELLERLHLTPLAGANPFTLSGGQKRRLSVATVLADAPPVVVLDEPTFGQDRRGWSELVGLLQSEIVAGTTVIAVTHDDDVLRHLGGHRIDLGLDLGAEVPR, via the coding sequence ATGTCGACGACCCGCCCGGGGCGCGTCACCGCGCAGGGCTGGGGCTGGCGCTACGCCGGGCGCCGTGCCGCCGCCGTCCGCGACGTCAGCTTCGCCATCGAGCCCGGCGAGCGCGTGCTGCTGCTCGGCGCGTCCGGCGCCGGTAAGTCGACGCTCCTCGCCGGCATCGCCGGGCTCCTCGGCGGAGCCGACGAAGGCGACGAGACCGGTGCGCTGCTGATCGACGGCGAGCGGGCCGAGGCACATCGCGGCCGTGTCGGACTCGTGCTGCAGGACCCCGACGCCGGTGTGGTGCTCTCGAAGGTGGGCGACGACGTCGCCTTCGGGTGCGAGAACCTCGGGGTGCCGGCATCCGACATCCCGTCACGCGTCGCCGAGGCGATGGCCGACGTCGGGCTCGACGTCGCACTCTCGCACCCGACCAAGGCCCTCTCGGGCGGGCAGAAGCAGCGGCTCGCGCTCGCCGGGGTGCTCGCGATGCGACCGGGCGTGCTGCTGCTCGACGAGCCGACCGCCAACCTCGACCCGCTCGGGGTGCGCGAGGTGCGCGACAGCGTCGAGCGCGCGGTCGCGCGCACCGGCGCGACCCTCGTGGTGATCGAGCACCGCACCGCGGTCTGGGCCGACCTCATGGACCGCGTGATCGTGGTGAGCGCCGAGGGCGGCCTCCTCGCCGACGGTCCTCCCGCCGAGGTCTTCGCCCGGCACGGCGAGAGCCTCGCGGCGGCGGGCGTGTGGGTCCCCGGCATGCCCGTCGATCTGCCTGTGCTCTCGGATGGGCCGCTGCTCGCGCACGACCCCGCGGTCGCGGCATCCGGCCTCGCCATCTCGCGCGACGGTCGCAGCATCGTCCGTGCCGGACTCAACGTCGCCGCACCCCGCGGCTGCGCGACGGTGATCACCGGTCCCAACGGCGCCGGCAAGTCGACCCTCGCGCTCACCCTCGCCGGACTCCTCCCCGAGGCGGCGGGCGAGGTCGTCGCCGCGGTCGAGCTCGCGGCGCCGTCGGGTCGTCGTCCGTCGCGCTGGCGCTCGCGCGAGCTGCTCACTCGCATCGGCACCGTGTTCCAGGAGCCCGAGCACCAGTTCCTCGCGCAGACGGTGCGCGACGAGCTCGCCATCGGCCCGCGGTCACGGCGGATCGCCCCGGCCGCCGTCGACCTCATCGTCGACGAGCTGCTCGAGCGGCTGCACCTGACCCCGCTGGCCGGCGCGAACCCGTTCACCCTGTCGGGTGGGCAGAAGCGACGGCTCTCGGTGGCGACCGTGCTCGCCGACGCGCCGCCGGTGGTCGTGCTCGACGAACCCACGTTCGGGCAGGACCGCCGGGGGTGGAGCGAGCTCGTGGGACTTCTGCAGTCCGAGATCGTCGCCGGCACGACGGTGATCGCCGTCACGCACGACGACGACGTGCTCCGGCACCTCGGCGGCCACCGCATCGATCTGGGGCTCGATCTCGGAGCCGAGGTGCCCCGATGA
- a CDS encoding energy-coupling factor transporter transmembrane component T family protein: MSAVAVDAPATAPAWLDRVNPVSKIVIALLLSVPLMVSIDAVSSLVAILLELALLPLTGLALATVAKRMLPLVVFAPIAGVSMLLYAEPGGTVYWSFWYATISDESIALAVAVSLRVVALGLPTILLFGRTDPTELADALAQVAKLPSRFVLGVLAGTRTLGLFLDDWRSMTLARRARGVGDTGAVRRFFSMAFVLLVFAVRRGTKLATAMEARGFGSGITRTWSRPSRLHARDAVAVAGGCLVIAVAIGAAVAAGTFRFVWS; encoded by the coding sequence ATGAGCGCGGTCGCCGTCGACGCCCCGGCCACGGCGCCGGCCTGGCTCGACCGGGTCAACCCGGTGTCGAAGATCGTGATCGCGCTCCTGCTGTCGGTGCCGCTCATGGTGTCGATCGACGCCGTCAGCTCCCTCGTGGCGATCCTGCTTGAGCTCGCGCTGCTTCCGCTCACCGGACTCGCGCTCGCGACGGTGGCGAAGCGGATGCTGCCCCTCGTGGTGTTCGCCCCGATCGCCGGGGTGAGCATGCTCCTCTACGCCGAGCCCGGCGGCACCGTCTACTGGTCGTTCTGGTACGCGACGATCAGCGACGAGTCGATCGCGCTCGCCGTGGCGGTGTCGCTGCGGGTCGTGGCGCTGGGGCTGCCGACGATCCTGCTGTTCGGGCGCACCGACCCCACCGAGCTGGCCGATGCGCTCGCCCAGGTCGCGAAGCTGCCGAGCAGGTTCGTGCTCGGGGTGCTCGCCGGCACGCGCACGCTCGGGCTCTTCCTCGACGACTGGCGCTCGATGACCCTCGCCCGCCGGGCGCGCGGCGTGGGTGACACCGGGGCGGTGCGCCGATTCTTCTCGATGGCCTTCGTGCTCCTCGTCTTCGCCGTTCGCCGTGGAACGAAGCTGGCGACGGCGATGGAGGCCCGCGGCTTCGGGTCGGGCATCACGCGCACCTGGTCGCGCCCGTCGCGCCTCCACGCCCGCGACGCGGTGGCGGTGGCGGGCGGATGCCTCGTCATCGCGGTCGCGATCGGCGCGGCGGTCGCCGCGGGCACGTTCCGCTTCGTGTGGTCCTGA
- a CDS encoding MmcQ/YjbR family DNA-binding protein, which produces MSDHPHPPMFEPGDPLLARVRAIALALPEAAEKISHGRPTFFVKKVFCYFGGSERIDGEWVRHDEAVLVLPDPADEAALRQDRRYWVPAYLGPAGWLGLDIADAADWDEIAELIDASYRRTAPVRLVRGLDA; this is translated from the coding sequence ATGAGCGACCACCCGCACCCGCCGATGTTCGAGCCCGGCGACCCGCTCCTCGCGCGGGTGCGCGCGATCGCGCTCGCGCTGCCCGAGGCGGCCGAGAAGATCAGCCACGGACGCCCCACCTTCTTCGTCAAGAAGGTGTTCTGCTACTTCGGCGGCTCGGAGCGGATCGACGGCGAGTGGGTGCGCCACGACGAGGCGGTGCTCGTGCTGCCCGACCCGGCCGACGAGGCTGCACTCCGACAGGACCGGCGCTACTGGGTGCCCGCCTACCTCGGTCCGGCCGGCTGGCTCGGACTCGACATCGCCGACGCCGCCGACTGGGACGAGATCGCCGAGCTCATCGACGCGTCCTACCGCCGCACCGCACCCGTGCGGCTCGTGCGCGGGCTGGACGCCTGA